A part of Methanohalobium evestigatum Z-7303 genomic DNA contains:
- the ndk gene encoding nucleoside-diphosphate kinase gives MEQTYVMVKPDGVQRGLIGEIVSRIEKRGLKITAMKMHQIDEETAREHYKEHSDKPFFEPLVEYITSSPSVSMIVEGENAITIMRSMNGATKPIEAQPGTIRGDFAIETGRNVVHASDSKETAEKEIALHFSESETTTYSRIDEVCLYE, from the coding sequence ATGGAACAGACATACGTAATGGTTAAACCAGATGGTGTCCAGCGCGGTCTTATCGGTGAAATCGTGTCAAGAATTGAAAAACGCGGTTTAAAAATCACCGCAATGAAGATGCACCAGATAGATGAAGAGACTGCAAGGGAACACTATAAAGAGCACTCAGATAAGCCATTTTTTGAACCACTGGTAGAATACATCACTTCAAGTCCGTCCGTATCCATGATTGTTGAAGGAGAGAATGCAATTACAATAATGCGTTCAATGAATGGTGCTACAAAACCCATAGAAGCTCAGCCGGGAACTATACGTGGAGACTTCGCGATTGAAACAGGGAGAAATGTAGTACACGCTTCTGATTCAAAAGAGACTGCAGAAAAGGAAATAGCACTCCATTTCAGTGAATCAGAAACTACCACCTACTCCAGAATAGATGAAGTGTGTCTTTACGAATAA
- a CDS encoding 50S ribosomal protein L24e, with the protein MEQRKCSFCGEMLEPGTGKLYVRKDGTSYYFCSSKCQSNYNLGRLPRRTIWTEQGRIYLKK; encoded by the coding sequence ATGGAACAAAGAAAATGTTCATTCTGTGGAGAAATGCTTGAACCCGGCACTGGAAAACTCTATGTAAGAAAGGACGGAACATCCTATTATTTCTGTTCATCTAAATGTCAGAGTAACTACAATCTTGGAAGGCTTCCAAGGCGTACAATCTGGACAGAACAGGGTCGTATTTATCTCAAAAAATAA
- a CDS encoding 30S ribosomal protein S28e: MAEEDSGYAAEVIDVIGNTGMHGEASQIQCRILEGRDKGRVITRNCMGPVRVGDIIVLMETSREAKKLTTR, encoded by the coding sequence ATGGCAGAAGAAGATTCTGGCTATGCAGCCGAAGTTATTGATGTGATTGGTAACACCGGTATGCATGGAGAAGCCAGCCAAATTCAATGTCGCATTCTGGAAGGACGCGACAAAGGAAGAGTAATTACCCGTAATTGCATGGGACCTGTCCGGGTTGGAGATATAATCGTATTGATGGAAACATCAAGAGAAGCAAAGAAACTAACAACAAGGTGA
- the rpl7ae gene encoding 50S ribosomal protein L7Ae, giving the protein MKKFDVPEELQNKALEAVELARDTGKIKKGTNESTKAVERGTSKLAVIAEDIDPEEIIAHLPPLCEEKSIPYIFVSQQKELGSACGLEVGCSSVAITDSGKGNEIIKDIAEKVESLK; this is encoded by the coding sequence ATGAAAAAGTTTGACGTACCAGAAGAATTACAAAATAAAGCACTTGAAGCGGTAGAGTTAGCAAGAGACACCGGAAAAATCAAAAAAGGAACAAATGAGTCCACGAAAGCAGTGGAGAGAGGTACATCTAAACTTGCAGTGATTGCTGAAGATATAGACCCTGAAGAAATAATTGCTCACCTACCACCACTGTGCGAAGAGAAAAGCATTCCATACATATTCGTATCCCAGCAAAAAGAACTTGGTTCAGCATGTGGACTTGAAGTTGGCTGTTCTTCCGTTGCTATTACTGATTCTGGCAAAGGAAACGAAATCATAAAAGATATTGCTGAAAAAGTTGAATCATTAAAATAA